From the genome of Monomorium pharaonis isolate MP-MQ-018 chromosome 2, ASM1337386v2, whole genome shotgun sequence, one region includes:
- the LOC118644572 gene encoding LOW QUALITY PROTEIN: nucleolar GTP-binding protein 2-like (The sequence of the model RefSeq protein was modified relative to this genomic sequence to represent the inferred CDS: inserted 2 bases in 1 codon; deleted 2 bases in 1 codon) has translation MAKAHTTNKAPRKQGFKRSGHSMNPERPTEGLKGVAKVRTKATIKRLQMYRNQKPKRNRAGKIISPAPFQGWNXMSHVEPSQKWFSNSRVISQNALQKFQNELGTAIKDPYKVIMKPTQLPVTLLQQKAANARVHLLDTESFENVFGPKKLRKRPSLAATSYDELKKLAEDKEDAYNKEKDNKDHDLVREDTGVRDAQRDWVMAAGQSKRIWNELYKVIDSSDVILQVLDARDPMGTRSPPVEKYLKTDKPYKHLIFILNKVDLVPTWVTQRWVAILSKEYPTIAFHASLTHPFGKGSLINLLRQFAKLHVDKKQISVGFIGYPNTGKSSIINTLRSKKVCKVAPIAGETKIWQYITLMRRIYLIDCPGVVYPSAETDTEKVLKGVVRVELVQSPEDYIAVVLERVNISIEYIRKTYKIKEWTDHVDFLEKMARRSGKLLKKGEPDITIVARMILNYWQRGKLPFYVPPVGFEKPSNQMANKDETTVMQENILEVTHDNITQETNSSPLKEIIKNQLTVIQDFRKIRVGLPYSGENNKNLEQDADLGDSIADDDRRIESESELDDSESEDTKIEDDLFTLKDKSDDLQNTENLDSQDDKECSSNNDVIDDNADKKESNMKENNDYLDLKTFLPIEQDNLKQSVFDAIDNEYDSNDTEMILSKAVSVSDIQSVSSISRRKTKEKLTSKQRRAVERASKRKKIGSNFYEVTNVKNRNKNRKVPKVKRKQ, from the exons ATGGCTAAAGCACACACTACTAATAAAGCCCCGCGAAAGCAGGGTTTTAAACGTTCAGGACACAGTATGAATCCTGAACGTCCTACAGAAGGATTGAAAGGAGTTGCTAAAGTGCGAACAAAAGCGACCATCAAAAGATTGCAGATGTATCGCAATCAAAAACCGAAACGCAATCGTGCTGGAAAGATCATTAGCCCAGCGCCATTTCAAGGCTGGAA CATGTCGCATGTGGAACCATCTCAAAAATGGTTTAGCAATTCAAGAGTTATCTCACAAAATGCTctgcaaaaatttcaaaatgaaTTGGGAACCGCCATAAAGGATCCCTATAAAGTTATTATGAAGCCTACTCAATTGCCTGTAACTTTACTTCAGCAAAAAGCGGCAAACGCGAGGGTGCATCTGCTGGATACGGAAAGCTTTGAAAACGTTTTTGGTCCAAAAAAGCTCCGAAAAAGACCAAGTTTGGCGGCAACGTCGTACGATGAGTTGAAAAAATTGGCGGAGGACAAGGAAGATGCTTATAATAAAGAGAAAGACAACAAAGACCACGATCTTGTCCGTGAAGACACTGGTGTAAGAGACGCACAGAGGGACTGGGTCATGGCAGCGGGACAGAGCAAAAGAATATGGAATGAGTTGTACAAAGTCATCGACTCCTCCGACGTTATTCTGCAGGTGTTGGACGCTAGGGATCCGATGGGAACCAGATCGCCTCCCgtggaaaaatatttgaaaactgaTAAACCTTACAAGCACCTGATATTCATCCTAAACAAGGTTGATCTGGTGCCGACGTGGGTCACACAGAGATGGGTGGCAATTTTGAGCAAAGAGTATCCAACAATTGCCTTTCACGCCTCCCTGACGCATCCCTTTGGTAAGGGTTCCCTCATAAATCTGCTGAGACAATTCGCCAAGTTGCACGTCGACAAAAAGCAGATCAGCGTCGGTTTCATTGGGTATCCTAATACAGGGAAGAGTTCCATCATAAACACTCTGCGTTCCAAAAAAGTCTGCAAAGTTGCGCCGATAGCCGGGGAGACGAAGATATGGCAGTACATAACTCTCATGCGGCGTATCTATTTAATAGATTGTCCCGGGGTCGTTTATCCGTCGGCGGAAACCGACACGGAGAAGGTGCTGAAGGGAGTCGTGCGAGTGGAACTCGTTCAGAGTCCGGAGGATTACATTGCTGTTGTCCTAGAGAGAGTAAATATA TCGATCGAATATATTCGTAAGACGTATAAGATAAAAGAATGGACCGATCACGTAGACTTCCTGGAAAAAATGGCGCGTCGAAGTGGCAAACTTCTGAAGAAGGGAGAGCCTGACATTACGATTGTCGCACGTATGATACTTAATTACTGGCAACGCGGTAAATTACCCTTTTACGTTCCACCAGTGGGCTTCGAGAAACCATCAAATCAAATGGCTAACAAAGATGAAACAACCGTTATGCAAGAGAATATATTAGAAGTCACGCACGATAATATAACACAAGAAACTAACAGCTCACCTTTgaaagagataataaaaaatcagctAACGGTAATACaagattttagaaaaatacgcGTTGGATTGCCTTATTCGGGTGAGAATAATAAGAATCTAGAACAGGACGCAGATCTCGGTGATAGTATCGCTGACGATGACAGGAGGATAGAAAGCGAATCAGAATTAGATGACTCGGAATCAGAAGATACGAAAATAGAAGATGatttgtttacattaaaagataaatctgATGATTTACAAAATACAGAAAATCTAGATAGCCAAGATGATAAAGAATGCTCCTCAAACAATGATGTTATTGATGATAATGCAGATAAAAAAGAGTCTAacatgaaagaaaataatgactACTTAGATTTGAAAACTTTCTTACCTATTGAACAAGATAATCTGAAACAGAGTGTTTTTGATGCCATAGATAATGAATATGATTCCAACGACACTGAAATGATTCTTTCTAAAGCAGTCTCGGTTAGCGATATACAGAGTGTTTCATCGATATCTCGTAGAAAAACGAAGGAAAAATTAACGAGCAAACAGCGAAGAGCTGTAGAACGTGCTagtaaaaggaaaaagattGGAAGCAATTTCTACGAAGTCACAAATGTAAAGAATAGGAATAAAAATAGGAAAGTCCCCAAGGTCAagagaaaacaataa
- the LOC118644575 gene encoding glucosamine-6-phosphate isomerase-like isoform X2, which translates to MRLIICDNVDDVAEWSAKYVLKRINDFNPNENKYFVLGLPTGGTPLGMYKKLIEYYKQGKISFKYVKTFNMDEYVDLPRDHPESYHYYMYNNFFKYIDIDPKNVHILDGNATDLKKECDNFEKMIKEAGGIELFIGGIGPDGHIAFNEPGSSLASRTRVKTLAQDTLEANARFFGNDINKVPKQALTVGVGTVMDAKEVMILITGSHKAFALYKAIEEGINHMWTVSAFQQHPHTLIICDEDATLELRVKTVKYFKNLWDIHSKLIEQDGRPN; encoded by the exons atgcgtTTGATAATCTGTGATAACGTGGACGACGTCGCAGAATGGTCTGCGAAGTATGTTTTAAAGAGAATCAATGATTTCAATCCCAATGAGAACAAGTATTTTGTTCTCGGTCTCCCTACag gaGGGACGCCATTGGGAATGTACAAAAAGCtcatagaatattataaacaagGCAAAATTTCCTTCAAGTATGTTAAGACGTTCAATATGGACGAATACGTCGACTTACCAAGGGATCATCCAGAGTCTTATCACTATTacatgtacaataatttttttaaatacatagaTATTGATCCGAAAAATGTGCATATACTTGACGGAAATGCAACGgatctaaaaaaagaatgcgATAATTTCGAGAAAATGATTAAAGAGGCTGGTGGAATAGAATTATTCATTGGAG GTATCGGTCCGGACGGACATATAGCTTTCAATGAGCCAGGTTCGTCGTTAGCTTCTCGCACAAGAGTGAAAACTCTCGCGCAAGATACTTTGGAAGCCAACGCGAGATTTTTCGGAAATGATATTAACAAGGTGCCAAAACAAGCGTTAACTGTAGGCGTCGGTACAGTGATGGACGCTAAAGAAGTAATGATTCTTATTACCGGATCTCACAAAGCTTTCGCCCTTTACAAAGCCATAGAGGAAGGCATTAACCATATGTGGACAGTGTCCGCGTTTCAACAACATCCTCACACGCTCATAATCTGTGATGAAGACGCAACTTTGGAGTTACGCGTAAAAACAGTTAAATACTTCAAG aacTTATGGGATATTCATAGCAAATTGATTGAACAAGACGGCCGAccaaattaa
- the LOC118644575 gene encoding glucosamine-6-phosphate isomerase-like isoform X3, translated as MYKKLIEYYKQGKISFKYVKTFNMDEYVDLPRDHPESYHYYMYNNFFKYIDIDPKNVHILDGNATDLKKECDNFEKMIKEAGGIELFIGGIGPDGHIAFNEPGSSLASRTRVKTLAQDTLEANARFFGNDINKVPKQALTVGVGTVMDAKEVMILITGSHKAFALYKAIEEGINHMWTVSAFQQHPHTLIICDEDATLELRVKTVKYFKALSDVHRKLIEEDGNAIPRRTMQNS; from the exons ATGTACAAAAAGCtcatagaatattataaacaagGCAAAATTTCCTTCAAGTATGTTAAGACGTTCAATATGGACGAATACGTCGACTTACCAAGGGATCATCCAGAGTCTTATCACTATTacatgtacaataatttttttaaatacatagaTATTGATCCGAAAAATGTGCATATACTTGACGGAAATGCAACGgatctaaaaaaagaatgcgATAATTTCGAGAAAATGATTAAAGAGGCTGGTGGAATAGAATTATTCATTGGAG GTATCGGTCCGGACGGACATATAGCTTTCAATGAGCCAGGTTCGTCGTTAGCTTCTCGCACAAGAGTGAAAACTCTCGCGCAAGATACTTTGGAAGCCAACGCGAGATTTTTCGGAAATGATATTAACAAGGTGCCAAAACAAGCGTTAACTGTAGGCGTCGGTACAGTGATGGACGCTAAAGAAGTAATGATTCTTATTACCGGATCTCACAAAGCTTTCGCCCTTTACAAAGCCATAGAGGAAGGCATTAACCATATGTGGACAGTGTCCGCGTTTCAACAACATCCTCACACGCTCATAATCTGTGATGAAGACGCAACTTTGGAGTTACGCGTAAAAACAGTTAAATACTTCAAG GCACTCAGTGACGTACATCGCAAATTGATTGAGGAAGATGGAAATGCAATCCCCCGCCGTACAATGCAAAACAGTTAA
- the LOC105836143 gene encoding regulator of telomere elongation helicase 1 homolog isoform X1, with protein sequence MPDVTINDIIVSFPFKPYPVQEEYMRKVIECLQNSQHGVLESPTGTGKTLSLLCSSLSWLLTKKAQLQAQVIAGTIEKKDFGGHFFKHLTTGLEKAAGIPDNVQSFGWAMPKIIYASRTHSQLSQAMHELKRTSYKHVATTVLGSRDQLCIHPEVSKEMNTFNKIHMCHAKVKSRTCFYYNNVEARKDDPVFKQEVLDIEDLVKVGQKHKCCPYFLTKELKQNADIVFMPYNYLLDPKTRRSQGIDLQNTVVLLDEAHNVEKVCEEAASLQISSTDIAMCIDEVTAVMQDMAKDSDQQSFDFLSENTVQKDFTAEDLCILKAMFLELEKAIDSIELKNRNEGDTFPGGFIFELLEKVELTHGKEQIVIEKLEKIILYLTTTSTSPFARKGNALQKFSDLLRTAFNNSVSIARHKEKVKRCYKVHIQMEEQKKSYKNDVWETKKTTKTDGKLISYWCFSPGFGMEQMVEQGIRSVVLTSGTLSPLKPFISELGIPIAVQLENPHIVMKEQVCVGVLSQGPDNHPLNSSYNTRNDPKYIASLGRTVYNFCCIVPHGLLIFFPSYPIMKKCRDEWQNIGLWTQINERKSIYVEPNSKEGFVNVMNEYYQKIRDPSCKGAVFMAVCRGKVSEGLDFANANGRAVLIIGLPFPPLKDPRVMLKQKYLEEIRTTEKESLSGQEWYQLEASRAVNQAIGRIIRHKNDYGAVVLCDCRFENPNFKKQLSAWLKPYIKRFTNFGMITKELRDFFKNAESTLPQSNITHAQYGNTDLSLPAVGAIFQTTTISHSLRRAPNNSETEESIKNSFNINMYLNENPKDKESTKPQSAINFGACKLKNNQNTRELEKYRSEEPVAKKRKINIITPGIDSYFSAPSTSSLTIPENDSTQNFIQNDKDANKDNKKTLGKQYLKDVKRALSASDYKTFAIMIQKYTQSGDFDELLKILTSLFPPTGQLQHLFIGFQSFLKKQHVASFKSYIKHLKLP encoded by the exons ATGCCTGATGTTACAATCAACGATATCATCGTTAGCTTTCCTTTTAAGCCGTATCCCGTGCAGGAGGAGTATATGAGAAAGGTGATAGAATGCTTGCAAAACAGCCAACACGGTGTTTTGGAATCGCCGACAG gtACTGGAAAGACTCTGAGCCTTTTGTGTTCTTCCTTAAGTTGGCTATTGACAAAGAAAGCTCAGTTGCAAGCACAAGTGATAGCAGGTAcaatagaaaagaaagattttgGTGGGCATTTCTTTAAGCATTTAACTACTGGACTTGAGAAAGCAGCTGGCATACCAGACAATGTCCAAAGTTTTGGTTGGGCCATgcctaaaattatttatgcatcTCGCACACATTCCCAATTGTCTCAGGCCATGCACGAACTAAAAAGAACATCGTATAAGCATGTGGCCACCACTGTGTTAGGATCTCGAGATCAGCTGTGCATTCATCCAGAAGTTTCTAAAGAGATGAATACTTTTAACAAGATACACATGTGTCATGCAAAAGTAAAGTCAAGaacttgtttttattataataatgttgagGCTAG AAAAGATGATCCTGTCTTTAAACAGGAGGTGCTGGACATTGAAGATTTAGTTAAAGTTGGACAGAAGCACAAGTGTTGCCCATATTTTTTGACAAAGGAGTTGAAACAGAATGcagatattgtttttatgcCTTATAATTATCTGCTAGATCCTAAAACACGAAGGTCGCAGGGTATAGATTTGCAAAATACTGTAGTTTTATTGGATGAAGCTCATAACGTTGAAAAAGTTTGCGAAGAAGCAGCATCGTTACAG ATAAGTAGTACAGATATTGCAATGTGTATCGATGAAGTAACTGCAGTAATGCAAGACATGGCTAAGGATTCGGATCAGCAGTCATTTGATTTTCTATCAGAAAATACTGTTCAAAAAGATTTTACAGCAGAGGATCTATGTATCTTGAAAGCAATGTTTTTGGAATTAGAAAAAGCAATTGATTCTATCGAATTAAAAAACCGTAACGAGGGAGACACCTTTCCTGGTGGATTTATTTTTGAACTACTTGAGAAAGTTgag ttAACACACGGTAAGGAACAAATTGTAATAGAAAAGTtggaaaagattattttatatctgacTACTACCAGTACTTCACCATTTGCAAGGAAAGGAAATGCACTGCAAAAGTTCAGCGATTTATTGAGAACTGCTTTTAACAACAGTGTATCTATTGCACGTCACAAGGAAAAAGTAAAACGTTGCTACAAAGTTCATATACAAATGGAAGAGCAAAAGAAGAGTTATAAGAATGACGTTTGGGAAACTAAAAAGACAACTAAAACGGATGGAAAGCTTATCAGTTACTGGTGTTTTAGTCCTGGTTTTGg TATGGAACAGATGGTGGAACAAGGTATACGTTCAGTAGTGCTCACAAGCGGCACGTTGTCTCCTTTAAAACCATTCATTTCGGAACTTGGGATACCGATCGCAGTCCAATTGGAAAATCCGCATATAGTAATGAAGGAACAAGTATGTGTTGGTGTTCTTAGTCAAGGACCGGATAACCATCCGCTTAATTCATCTTACAACACAAG aAATGATCCAAAGTATATTGCATCTCTTGGAAGAACAGTATACAACTTCTGCTGTATTGTCCCTCAtggtttattaatattctttccATCATATCCAATCATGAAGAAATGTAGAGACGAGTGGCAGAATATAGGTTTATGGACACAGATTAATGAGCGCAAG TCCATTTATGTAGAACCTAACTCTAAAGAGGGATTTGTTAATGTGATGAATGAGTATTACCAAAAAATTAGAGACCCATCTTGCAAGGGGGCTGTTTTCATGGCAGTGTGCAGAGGAAAAGTCAGTGAGGGTCTAGATTTTGCAAATGCGAACGGTAGAGCTGTACTAATCATTGGTCTTCCATTTCCACCCTTAAAAGACCCACGTGTTATGCTGAAGCAAAAATATTTGGAGGAAATAAGAACTACAGAAAAAGAg agtCTAAGCGGGCAAGAATGGTATCAACTCGAAGCATCTCGAGCTGTCAATCAAGCTATTGGCAGAATAATAAGACACAAAAACGATTATGGTGCTGTGGTACTTTGCGATTGTAGATTTGAAAATCCAAACTTCAAGAAACAATTATCGGCTTGGCTCAAACCATACATAAAAAGGTTTACGAATTTTGGGATGATTACAAAAGAATTAcgagatttttttaagaacgCGGAGAGTACA ctGCCGCAATCTAATATCACTCATGCACAATATGGGAATACTGATTTATCACTGCCTGCTGTAGGTGCTATCTTTCAAACAACAACAATATCTCATTCTCTCAGAAGAGCACCAAATAATTCTGAAACAGAAGAATCGATTAAGAATagtttcaatataaatatgtatctaAATGAAAATCCGAAGGACAAAGAGTCAACAAAACCGCAATCTGCAATCAATTTCGGtgcttgtaaattaaaaaacaatcaGAATACGCgcgaattagaaaaatatcgaTCCGAAGAACCAGttgcgaaaaaaagaaaaattaatattataacaccTGGAATTGATTCGTATTTTTCTGCTCCTTCAACCTCTTCGTTAACAATTCCAGAAAATGATTCCACAcaaaatttcatacaaaacGATAAGGAtgctaataaagataataaaaaaacactgGGAAAACAATATTTGAAAGAT gTAAAACGAGCATTATCAGCGAGtgattataaaacatttgcaATTATGATACAGAAATATACACAAAGTGGTGATTTTGACGagttattgaaaatattgacaAGTTTATTTCCACCGACTGGACAGTTACAGCATCTATTTATAG GATTTCAAAGTTTCTTAAAGAAGCAACATGTTGCATcctttaaaagttatataaagcATTTAAAATTGCCTTAA
- the LOC118644575 gene encoding glucosamine-6-phosphate isomerase-like isoform X1 gives MRLIICDNVDDVAEWSAKYVLKRINDFNPNENKYFVLGLPTGGTPLGMYKKLIEYYKQGKISFKYVKTFNMDEYVDLPRDHPESYHYYMYNNFFKYIDIDPKNVHILDGNATDLKKECDNFEKMIKEAGGIELFIGGIGPDGHIAFNEPGSSLASRTRVKTLAQDTLEANARFFGNDINKVPKQALTVGVGTVMDAKEVMILITGSHKAFALYKAIEEGINHMWTVSAFQQHPHTLIICDEDATLELRVKTVKYFKALSDVHRKLIEEDGNAIPRRTMQNS, from the exons atgcgtTTGATAATCTGTGATAACGTGGACGACGTCGCAGAATGGTCTGCGAAGTATGTTTTAAAGAGAATCAATGATTTCAATCCCAATGAGAACAAGTATTTTGTTCTCGGTCTCCCTACag gaGGGACGCCATTGGGAATGTACAAAAAGCtcatagaatattataaacaagGCAAAATTTCCTTCAAGTATGTTAAGACGTTCAATATGGACGAATACGTCGACTTACCAAGGGATCATCCAGAGTCTTATCACTATTacatgtacaataatttttttaaatacatagaTATTGATCCGAAAAATGTGCATATACTTGACGGAAATGCAACGgatctaaaaaaagaatgcgATAATTTCGAGAAAATGATTAAAGAGGCTGGTGGAATAGAATTATTCATTGGAG GTATCGGTCCGGACGGACATATAGCTTTCAATGAGCCAGGTTCGTCGTTAGCTTCTCGCACAAGAGTGAAAACTCTCGCGCAAGATACTTTGGAAGCCAACGCGAGATTTTTCGGAAATGATATTAACAAGGTGCCAAAACAAGCGTTAACTGTAGGCGTCGGTACAGTGATGGACGCTAAAGAAGTAATGATTCTTATTACCGGATCTCACAAAGCTTTCGCCCTTTACAAAGCCATAGAGGAAGGCATTAACCATATGTGGACAGTGTCCGCGTTTCAACAACATCCTCACACGCTCATAATCTGTGATGAAGACGCAACTTTGGAGTTACGCGTAAAAACAGTTAAATACTTCAAG GCACTCAGTGACGTACATCGCAAATTGATTGAGGAAGATGGAAATGCAATCCCCCGCCGTACAATGCAAAACAGTTAA